In Flavobacterium sp. N3904, one DNA window encodes the following:
- a CDS encoding ABC transporter permease, whose protein sequence is MKNINKYFLIFPLLLWLLLFLVLPYIFILTQSVLSTDDFGKVVYDFNFDSYIKIFTNPLYYETLIRTFFYAIIVALVCILLSLPLAYFIAFKVTKNKSFYYTLIVLPFWMSYIVRAYAWKIILGENGIFNSSLMNLGIIDKPLRFVLYSDFSVILCLIYIFLPFVCIPIYTSFEQISKSLVEASKDLGANSWVTFRKVIFPLILPGVISGGTLALVLTLGDFLAASLLGGPNTLFISSIVQNLFGTSNDKPLGSAVGVVLLVLVFILLELSSRYEKKHETQ, encoded by the coding sequence ATGAAGAATATCAATAAATACTTTCTAATTTTTCCATTATTGTTGTGGTTGCTACTATTTTTGGTATTGCCCTATATCTTCATTTTGACGCAAAGTGTGCTGTCAACAGATGATTTTGGGAAAGTGGTATACGATTTCAATTTTGATTCTTACATCAAGATTTTTACAAATCCGTTGTATTACGAAACATTGATTCGAACTTTTTTTTACGCCATTATTGTGGCTTTGGTTTGCATTCTGTTGAGTTTGCCATTAGCCTATTTTATTGCTTTTAAAGTCACCAAAAACAAGTCGTTCTATTACACTTTAATTGTGTTGCCTTTTTGGATGTCCTACATTGTGAGAGCCTATGCATGGAAAATTATTCTTGGTGAAAACGGAATTTTCAATTCCTCATTAATGAATTTGGGTATAATAGATAAGCCTCTACGCTTTGTGTTGTATTCTGATTTTTCTGTGATTCTGTGTTTGATTTATATCTTTTTGCCTTTCGTTTGTATACCAATTTATACTTCGTTCGAACAAATTTCAAAATCATTGGTTGAGGCCAGCAAAGATTTAGGAGCCAATTCTTGGGTGACTTTTCGAAAAGTAATTTTTCCATTGATTCTTCCCGGTGTAATATCTGGAGGGACTTTAGCCTTGGTGCTTACGCTTGGGGACTTCTTGGCAGCATCACTTTTGGGCGGTCCCAACACATTGTTTATATCGAGTATTGTTCAAAATTTATTTGGAACATCCAATGACAAACCGCTGGGATCAGCAGTTGGAGTAGTTTTGCTCGTATTGGTTTTTATATTACTAGAATTGTCGTCTCGTTATGAGAAAAAACACGAAACTCAATA
- a CDS encoding aspartate aminotransferase family protein, with translation MNNTDRLYERRKKSVPNALGIFNPSSIQSAKGAIIIDADGRELIDFAGGIGVNNVGHGVPEIIEAIQKQAEKFIHASFNVSVYDQYLDLTEKLCEILPHGESTKAMLTLSGAESVENAIKIARAVTGKSGVICYDGSFHGRTMMAMTLTSNVKYKEGAGPYAPEVYRLEYPYYKPSMIGRMTQDEFDDLMIMKLHKTFSSTVSISQTAAIILELVQGEGGFTVASKKYVQYLRKFCTENNICLIFDEVQSGFGRTGKWAAYEHYDVTPDLSTWAKSMGGGMPIGAVIGRQEIMDAIKPGLIGGTYLGGPLSCVASLASINYMQKNDINAAGKKVGKIVHDKFKHIQSLYPETITDVRGLGAMLAIEFTNPKTGIPDGVATKAIVDKCLANGLIVITSGTYGNCIRILSPLFIEDEVLHKGLIILEEAIEEVLS, from the coding sequence ATGAATAATACAGATAGATTATACGAAAGAAGAAAGAAAAGTGTTCCAAACGCTTTGGGGATTTTTAATCCTTCCAGTATTCAATCGGCCAAAGGCGCCATAATCATTGATGCCGATGGTAGAGAACTGATTGATTTTGCTGGTGGAATTGGTGTAAATAATGTAGGACATGGTGTTCCTGAAATTATTGAAGCCATTCAAAAACAAGCCGAAAAATTTATTCATGCTTCATTCAATGTTTCGGTGTATGATCAATATTTGGATTTGACTGAAAAATTATGTGAAATATTACCTCATGGCGAATCTACAAAAGCGATGCTTACTTTATCAGGTGCTGAATCTGTAGAAAATGCTATTAAAATTGCTCGTGCGGTAACCGGAAAATCGGGAGTTATCTGTTATGATGGTTCTTTTCATGGTCGTACCATGATGGCGATGACTTTGACATCCAATGTGAAATACAAAGAAGGAGCTGGACCTTACGCACCCGAAGTATATCGTTTGGAATATCCATATTACAAACCGAGCATGATCGGCAGAATGACTCAAGATGAGTTTGATGATCTAATGATTATGAAGTTGCATAAAACTTTTTCGTCAACCGTTTCTATTAGTCAGACCGCTGCGATTATTTTGGAATTGGTGCAGGGAGAGGGCGGTTTTACGGTAGCTTCCAAAAAATACGTTCAATATTTACGCAAATTCTGTACCGAAAATAATATCTGTCTGATTTTTGATGAGGTGCAATCCGGCTTTGGTCGTACCGGAAAATGGGCGGCTTACGAGCATTATGATGTAACACCAGATTTGTCTACTTGGGCAAAATCTATGGGTGGCGGAATGCCGATTGGTGCTGTAATTGGGAGACAAGAAATTATGGATGCCATAAAACCAGGACTTATTGGAGGAACTTATTTAGGAGGCCCGTTGAGTTGTGTGGCTTCATTGGCAAGCATCAATTACATGCAAAAAAATGACATCAATGCTGCTGGCAAAAAAGTCGGTAAAATTGTTCATGATAAATTCAAACACATACAATCTTTATATCCGGAAACGATTACTGATGTACGTGGATTGGGAGCAATGTTGGCTATCGAATTCACCAATCCAAAAACCGGAATTCCAGATGGTGTGGCCACAAAAGCAATTGTAGATAAATGTTTGGCCAATGGATTGATTGTGATTACATCAGGAACTTACGGAAATTGTATTAGAATTTTGAGCCCGTTGTTTATTGAAGATGAAGTGTTGCATAAAGGCTTAATAATTTTGGAAGAAGCGATAGAAGAGGTTTTATCTTAA
- a CDS encoding NAD-dependent succinate-semialdehyde dehydrogenase yields the protein MRKQYINGEWCDAIDGAKWDLQSPSTEEILDKVPFGNSADCKLAIDAADKAFKGWKNTTPYFRAEFLKKAANYMRENVEAFAKETALETGKPMLEARGEWQVSANLFEWYAEEGKRSYGRVIPSSRIDKRSMVIYQPLGVVGVITAWNFPAYNPARAVGAALAAGCTVVMRGSEFTPLSSFNMAKALHEAGIPKGVFNLINTEPVSTGTEMIENPLLKKISFTGSTRVGKILMDGASKTSTKLSLELGGNAPVIIDKDVDVVSIAHQALVAKLRNCGQVCVAPQRFYVHSSIFNEFISVVKEDISKLKTGINSGDIDFVGPLINKTQQNHSLAMLEKAKSEGAVVHIGGEKSEKGFFVHPALIEARQSQSFIKTEVFGPLMIVIPFDTQDEVIEWANDTEYGLASYVFTNHIKNANIYAENLEFGMVGINEWAAHGTELPFVGIKSSGMGHESGSEGLKEYLEMKLISYGNMC from the coding sequence ATGAGAAAGCAATATATAAATGGAGAATGGTGCGACGCAATAGATGGCGCAAAATGGGATTTGCAAAGTCCATCGACGGAAGAAATATTGGACAAAGTTCCTTTCGGAAATTCGGCCGATTGCAAATTAGCCATTGATGCAGCAGATAAAGCTTTCAAAGGATGGAAAAATACAACTCCTTATTTTAGAGCCGAGTTTCTAAAAAAAGCGGCCAACTATATGAGGGAAAATGTGGAGGCTTTCGCAAAAGAAACCGCTTTAGAAACGGGAAAACCAATGTTGGAGGCAAGGGGAGAATGGCAAGTTTCTGCCAATCTTTTCGAATGGTATGCTGAAGAAGGAAAACGCAGTTATGGAAGGGTAATTCCTTCGAGTAGAATCGACAAACGTTCGATGGTTATTTATCAGCCCTTGGGTGTCGTTGGTGTGATTACAGCTTGGAATTTCCCGGCTTATAATCCGGCAAGAGCAGTAGGAGCTGCATTGGCTGCGGGTTGTACTGTTGTAATGCGAGGTTCCGAGTTTACACCATTGTCGAGTTTTAATATGGCAAAAGCCCTGCATGAAGCAGGAATTCCGAAAGGAGTTTTTAATTTAATCAATACCGAACCAGTTTCTACAGGAACGGAAATGATTGAAAATCCTTTGTTGAAAAAAATAAGTTTTACTGGAAGTACTCGTGTTGGAAAAATATTAATGGATGGTGCTTCAAAAACATCAACAAAATTGTCATTAGAATTGGGTGGAAATGCTCCTGTTATAATTGATAAAGATGTTGATGTAGTATCGATTGCACATCAGGCTTTGGTTGCCAAATTAAGAAATTGTGGACAAGTTTGCGTAGCACCACAGCGTTTTTATGTGCATTCGAGTATTTTTAATGAGTTTATTTCAGTAGTAAAAGAGGATATTTCGAAACTAAAAACAGGAATCAATAGTGGAGATATTGATTTTGTTGGACCACTGATTAATAAAACGCAACAAAACCATTCATTGGCTATGCTCGAAAAAGCAAAAAGCGAAGGAGCAGTTGTTCATATTGGTGGAGAAAAATCAGAGAAAGGTTTTTTTGTGCATCCTGCCTTAATTGAAGCAAGACAATCACAATCATTTATCAAAACGGAAGTATTTGGACCGTTAATGATTGTAATTCCTTTTGATACTCAAGACGAAGTTATCGAATGGGCAAACGATACGGAATATGGTTTGGCATCTTATGTCTTTACCAATCACATTAAAAATGCAAATATTTATGCCGAAAATCTGGAATTCGGGATGGTAGGTATCAACGAATGGGCGGCACACGGAACAGAATTGCCTTTTGTTGGAATAAAAAGCAGTGGAATGGGTCACGAATCAGGATCAGAAGGATTGAAAGAATATTTGGAAATGAAATTGATTAGCTACGGAAATATGTGCTAA
- a CDS encoding Lrp/AsnC family transcriptional regulator — protein MSVLDDELDFQILTLLQKDGRMSFTEISKEINVAVSTIRHRFINLVEDGTLKIIGRIDPNKIGFNAYASILISVKPKTFMNSIFEELTKLPEVSFLASVSGDFDIEANVMCRDMEHLNELIGDKIHVLEGVFDTKTNMYMKIYKIAQPDLELAKLSSKQNE, from the coding sequence ATGAGTGTATTAGACGATGAATTAGATTTCCAAATTTTGACATTATTGCAAAAAGACGGTAGGATGTCATTTACTGAAATTTCAAAAGAGATAAATGTTGCAGTAAGTACTATAAGGCACCGTTTTATCAATTTGGTTGAAGATGGAACTTTGAAAATAATAGGAAGGATTGATCCAAATAAAATTGGGTTCAATGCTTATGCCAGTATTTTGATTTCGGTCAAACCAAAAACGTTCATGAACTCAATTTTTGAAGAGTTGACTAAATTGCCAGAGGTGAGTTTTTTGGCATCAGTATCGGGTGATTTTGATATAGAAGCGAATGTAATGTGCCGGGATATGGAACATTTGAATGAGTTAATTGGAGATAAAATACATGTTTTGGAAGGTGTTTTTGATACCAAAACCAATATGTATATGAAGATTTATAAAATAGCGCAACCCGATTTGGAGTTGGCAAAATTATCAAGCAAACAAAATGAATAA
- a CDS encoding GNAT family N-acetyltransferase → MKKEILGKYILQTPLPEHAKQQAELQEIVFPTLSAEELITEEKYKRHLEIFPEGQFIVLDGDRVIASCTTLLQNYHKGHHTFLEISDDLWLGTHDPKAEWIYGLDVSVHPDYQGKGIGREIYNARQDVARQLGCLGQMTAGMPIGYDKVKEQMTIAEYCDKLIKGEIIDPTVTAQTKCGFILVEPLFDYLDDPRSGNCSVLMYWPLDPNTKLSEHH, encoded by the coding sequence ATGAAAAAAGAGATTTTAGGCAAATATATTTTGCAAACGCCTTTGCCGGAACATGCAAAACAACAAGCCGAATTGCAGGAAATTGTATTTCCAACATTATCAGCTGAAGAATTAATTACAGAAGAAAAATACAAAAGACATTTGGAGATTTTTCCCGAAGGGCAGTTTATAGTTTTGGATGGGGATAGAGTGATTGCTTCCTGTACGACTTTGCTTCAAAATTACCATAAAGGGCATCATACTTTTTTGGAAATTTCGGATGATTTATGGCTGGGAACCCACGATCCAAAAGCAGAATGGATTTACGGACTGGACGTTTCAGTTCATCCCGATTATCAAGGAAAAGGAATTGGTAGAGAAATTTACAATGCACGTCAGGATGTAGCCAGACAATTGGGTTGTTTGGGACAAATGACTGCTGGAATGCCAATTGGATATGATAAAGTTAAAGAGCAAATGACCATTGCAGAATATTGCGATAAGTTGATAAAAGGAGAAATTATAGATCCAACAGTTACGGCTCAAACCAAATGCGGATTCATTCTTGTTGAACCTTTATTCGATTATTTAGACGATCCAAGAAGTGGTAATTGCTCCGTTTTAATGTATTGGCCATTAGACCCAAATACAAAATTAAGTGAACATCATTAA
- a CDS encoding ABC transporter substrate-binding protein: MKKIALSLLVLAGLFSSCGKKAEEAKTGTVDLEALKGSTLNILAWEGYADASFTKEFEEKYGVTVKGTYFGSSDELVSKLQSGGGASYDVITPSSDVAGYIVSSGLVEAIETDQIKAWDSLSPTLLAMKDVQKDGKFYGMPFTWGPDYLIYNADVIKETPTSWSLFNDPKYKGKIALYDDISSIYLVAQMLGFDKTDPNALYNMSENQLLACKAKLVEMKPQIRKFWASAGELDNLFKNKEIVAAVGWPLTPANLNKQGMNIKAVIPKEGATGWIDRLMIVKDAKNKQLAQLWLDYVSQPKVMAQVAEFTQYYVANPAANALLSPETQKLMDVASMDAMFKTLNFWQPVKERKRYNEIWNEVKNQ, translated from the coding sequence ATGAAAAAAATAGCATTATCGTTACTAGTACTAGCCGGCTTATTCTCAAGCTGTGGTAAAAAAGCTGAAGAAGCAAAGACAGGAACAGTTGATTTGGAAGCATTAAAAGGCTCTACTTTAAACATTCTCGCTTGGGAAGGGTATGCAGACGCTTCATTTACCAAAGAATTTGAGGAAAAATATGGAGTAACCGTAAAAGGAACCTATTTTGGATCTTCGGATGAGTTGGTTTCAAAATTACAAAGTGGTGGTGGTGCTAGCTATGATGTTATTACACCTTCGTCTGATGTGGCGGGATATATTGTTTCTTCTGGTTTAGTTGAAGCGATTGAGACCGATCAAATCAAAGCTTGGGATTCGCTTTCTCCAACACTTTTGGCAATGAAGGACGTTCAAAAAGACGGAAAATTTTATGGTATGCCTTTTACTTGGGGGCCAGACTATTTAATTTATAATGCTGATGTAATCAAGGAAACTCCGACTTCGTGGAGCCTTTTTAATGATCCAAAATACAAAGGTAAAATTGCTTTGTATGATGATATTTCTTCTATTTATTTAGTGGCACAAATGCTAGGTTTTGATAAAACAGATCCAAATGCTTTATATAATATGAGCGAAAATCAATTATTGGCCTGTAAAGCAAAATTGGTAGAAATGAAACCTCAAATCCGAAAATTTTGGGCTTCGGCAGGAGAATTGGATAATTTATTCAAAAACAAAGAAATTGTAGCTGCTGTGGGATGGCCTCTTACTCCCGCTAATTTGAATAAACAGGGAATGAACATCAAAGCCGTGATTCCTAAAGAAGGAGCAACGGGATGGATTGACCGTTTGATGATTGTAAAGGATGCCAAAAACAAGCAATTGGCACAACTTTGGTTGGATTATGTTTCCCAACCAAAAGTAATGGCTCAAGTGGCAGAATTTACGCAGTACTACGTAGCAAACCCAGCTGCAAATGCACTATTATCTCCAGAAACTCAAAAATTAATGGATGTGGCAAGTATGGATGCAATGTTCAAAACGTTGAATTTTTGGCAACCCGTAAAAGAGAGAAAACGATACAATGAAATTTGGAATGAGGTAAAAAACCAATAG